ggggggggggtagagtttgaaaatgggacctttagtaccggttcgtgccatgaaccggtactaatgcctcaaaccccattagtaccggttgatggctcgaaccgggactaaaggtctaacctttagtaccggttggtgccacgaaccggtactaatgggcatcgcaccctttagtcccggttcgtggcaccaaccgggactaaaggtcccatttgaaccgggactaatgccttagccgcacgaaccgggaccaatgctcacattaatcctggttcgtgactgaaccgggactaatgtgaatattgccctgtgaccaaagccctgttttctactagtgctagaACACACACGATCTCAAGGAACGTCATCTGAGCCAGACACAAGAGTGCCAAGGTCCAAAGTGGTTAGACGTGGCTCAAGTGCAACTGAAAAACTTCACCAGAGCGCTCAAAGCCGTGATCTTTTGCGGCGAAAGCGACTTTTTGTACATGTCCAGGTAGGCATTCATCTTTTGCTCAGCACACTCAACCTTGCTCACCTCTGACAACTCAACAAAAACCTCCATCAACCTCTGACACATGAACAGGAGTAGTACATATAATTTTTCCTGAAAGTTAAACCTGGTAAACTTTGACTCGATCTTTTTTTTTCGGGAAAACTTTGACTCGATCTGTTAATAGAAGGAAAAAAATCTATAGCAAAATACATGTCACGAGATAGCTCACAGGTCAATTTTTCATACTCCGCAATTAACCAGGGTAGGTGCAATTACAAATTGATCCCAAATGCTAACATATTCTTCCACTACATAATGCAGCAGCAGTGATCTCAATTCCTGTGTCagtcttctctttttttttcttgtcAATCATTGATGGCTGCTAACTGAGGCATGATTGAGCTAAAATAATAACCATACGCAACACTCTCTCTTTTTTCTACGAGTGGACCATACGTAATACCGGGGACACCGTCACAGTGAGTGGGAGTGGAATATTTCCATATAAATCATTCACTGTCCTGACATCATGAAAAATGCCGTGGTCTGAGTCTGATCATGATGGTGTGGCATTAACCGGGTTAATTGGGTGGAGTAGCACAATATCAAACCGTAACATATGAACTGCCAATTTTAATTTCCTTCCAGAAATGGATCAGCATGCACACAAAGTCATCAGTGTCGATAAAAATATTGGCCAAGTATTCAATTCGTTTGACTTCAGTCACTTGAATCCAATGAGGACAGAGCCAATGGTTGTATATGTAACCTTTGTCCCGAAGGCGCGGAACGATTTGTTTGACCAACATGTCATTATGTCATTAGTGACATGGCTAAATTGTCATTAGTGACATTTTCTGATGTTCTATGTGCACTGCGACTGCAGCGGGGTAGATCCACCCACAACACGTACGTGCGACCACGGTGGCGCTGCAAGTTAAAACGGCCACGCCTCCGCTCACCACCGCCGCACATCTCCCCTACCCTCCACAGAAACCGGAACCCCCGTTTGCTCGCGCGTCGGCTGGTTTCAGGTTCCGCCGCCCTGCCTGATTCTCCCGATCCCCTTCCGAGGTAACCCGTTAGCTTGGCCACCGAATTACCCATTCATTTCCTGCCCACGCCCATTCGATCAGTTCCGTGGAGATTCCGTTTGGTTCGTAGTACGACCAAGCCTCTGGTTCTGTCTTCTGTGCCGAGATGAACAAACGACACACAGCTGAATCAAACCTGCTCTGCTTTCTGAATTCACTCTTACTTATTTGCTTATTTGTTTGCATCATTGTTAATGGTTTAGCATAAAAAAAAAGGAATGGATACTAGTACAATTTACATAACTTAACCCCTTTGGTTGGTTGGTCATGTTGTTTTTTGCAGTTTTGCTGCCCGGCATGGCTGCTGAATCCGAGAGCTGCAACTGCAGTGCCTGGGCAGCAAATGATCCTTCTGGAGTACTCTCCCCTCACAGTTTCAACCGTAGGTAATCAAACACGCAACACTCCCTTGTGAGATTTTATTTACAAGGAAAAGTCAACGTGCCAGATATGTGCTAGCCCAGTTATGTGTTTATCTTTGTTCTCTGAATACATATAGACTTCTACTGTATGTGCTAGCCCAGTTATTCATCGGTGTAAAGTATGAGTAGACATCCTTGCCGATGCCGACTGAATTAACTGCTTTGTTAGCGTGTTACTTTCTTCTTATAACTAGCGCTTATGCATATGCTAAACTGATTAATTTTACCAGGGCTGTACGACATGATGATGTTTCTTTGAGGATCACACACTGCGGTGTCTGTTATGCTGATGTTCAGTGGACAAGAAATTTGCACCATGACTCGGTGTACCCTTTAGTCCCTGGGTAAGCTTTTCAGATCATTGTATTTACTTGAAATAAACTGGGAACAATCAGTGCCTTTTCTTTCTGTTGATTGACCCCATTTAATCACTGGTATTCTGTAAAAATAAAGGATTATGTGCTAACCTGGGTGCCTACTGTTCAATGTGGCTATAGGCATGAGATTGCTGGAGTTGTAACCGAGGTTGGTTCGGACGTCAAGGGCTTCAAACCGGGCGACCATGTGGCTGTTGGGACATACATTAACTCATGCCGTGACTGTGACAACTGCAATAACCTCCTCGAGAACCACTGCTCAAACTTTGTTTTCACTTTCAACGGTGTTGATACGGACGGTACTGTCACAAAGGGAGGATATTCCACTCACATTGTAGTTCATGAACGGTATGGATGCATTCTCTTCTGGAAGTTCTGAATTTGGTGTAGATTGTCAATTATTGTTTGCCTTCATGTCTAAACCCAATTTTCTCGTATAAGAATCTTGCATTTCCTGCTAATTCGTGACAGGTACTGCTATAAAATACCTGATGGCTACCCACTGGACAAGGCCGCACCTTTAGCTTGTGCTGGGATCACTGTGTATACACCGATGATCCGGCATAACATGAACCAGCCGGGGAAGTCACTTGGGGTTATTGGTCTTGGTGGGTTGGGTCACATGGCAGTGAAATTTGGGAAAGCCTTTGGACTGAATGTGACAGTTTTGAGTACAAGTGAATCGAAAAGAGATGAAGCTATCAACCTTCTTGGTGCAGATAATTTTGTGGTATCATCAGATAAAAACCAGATGGAGGTACTGAACATCTTAATCTCTTTCAAAGCTGAGTGTGAAACAACTTACAACAGACCACAACAAGTACATATCTCCTTACCTTATGTTAGATTCCAACTGAAAAAGCATAAATGCACAAAGGAACAGAGCTCATTCTGCAATCGATACTGCCTATACTATTTTGTGCGAGAGACAATTAATATAGCTGAATTCTGCTTGTTATTCTTCTCACTCTGCTTATACTACGTGAGAATAACGAAATGATTTACTTTTGCAGTTCCTGAAAAATTCTCTGGATTTCATTGTCGATACTGCCTCTGGTGACCACCCATTTGACCCTTATCTCGCGCTTCTGAAAGTTCGTGGCACAATGGCACTAGTTGGCTTTCCTGGCGAAATCAGAGTGCATCCTGCAACACTTAATCTGGGTAAAAAGACCTTCCTATTACCAATACAGTTAAAATAGTTGCAGGGCGAAAAGTTTGTTTATTTTTATCTTTTATGGTTTTATGAGACTGTATGCCGTAAAACAGATCACTGGTTGTCGGTATCCTGGTTCAAAACTTGGCCACAAGTTGAGGATATATAAGCATTCGAATGTTGTTACCGGTGTTTTCCTGTAATGAAACTGGCTTTCGGCCCTTTATCAAAAAATAATTAATCAGAACTTACTGCAGGTGCACGGACTCTATCTGGCAGTGTAGTTGGAGGCACAAAGGATACCCAGGAGATGATAAATTTCTGCGCGGCAAACAGAATATACCCAAATGTTGAGGTGATAAAAATAGACTACATCAACGAGGCTCTCGAGAGGCTTGTCAACCGGGATGTGAAGTATCGGTTTGTAATCGACATAGAGAGCTCTTTCAAGTAATATCTTTCGCGGTTGGCACATTTTCGAATCCTTATAAAAGTGTGTAGAATAAAGTTGAATCTTCCAAACAATCGCGGCTGACTGGTAATAGAGGGCTTTCCTCTGTAATGTTCTGGTATGCTTTCCGGTCCGTGATAGAAGATTGTTGTGAAGATATGTATTGCTTTCAGAAAATATGTAAATAGACCTCCTATGGATGCTCAATTATTGTAGTATCAAATTTTCTGAATTTTCGACTGGTCAACACGTGAGCAATGGTCAGATTGAAGAGAGGAATACTGTCCAAAACAGCTGAAGCCAGCAGGACCTTTGATAGACAATGTTGGAAAATTTTACCTCGCTTATTCCTGGGGCTGATCAAGAGCCTGCATCACAGAAGCAAATATCATGTCAGTATACGTTTCGAGCTTCGACAAACTATTTGGAAACAATTTATGTTTAGACAAAAATGAATGTGGCGTCAATAGTACTGCTGAGCAAGAGCCCCGCTTCGGTACAAAACAAGAGTCCCTGGGTAAACTATAAAGGGCAATATGGACCTTTGACAAATCATACACAGTTTTGTATGATGGGTCACCCGACGTATACGGACGTATGTGGCGTCAATACAGTGTTATGTGCACCTTGGCGGGCTCATTCCATTtatgtttttctttctttcttttaaACTTCAAAAAGTACAGGTTCCACCTATAGTACTGAAGGCGCTAACCACTGGGGTACTTTAACTGTTGTGCTACAGTACTTCTTTCCTCCTTATGGCAGCTATAACGCTAATAAAAAAAGCATGTGTTCCCGGACTTTTTTTTTCAGTTCAGCCGGTTTTATTctgtttttttttcgttttttcttaTCTCTTTCTATATTTTCGTTTTCCTTTCTTAAATCGGAATCCTTTTTAAATAAATTTAACTTGTTCACATTTTATGAACCTCATTTCACAAATTTCATGAACTTATTTTCAAATCCATGAAcattctgaaattcatgaactttttcaaattcagtggacttttttgaattcatgaagtTTTTAAAAATCTGTGCACTTTTTaaattttcatgaacttaattttcaaattaatgaactttttTGAGATTATGTGAACATTTTTGGCATTTATaaattttcaaattcatgaactttttttcatgatttgtttatcaaatttgtgatttgtttgaatttttgtgattttgtttcaaattcatgaacatttttaatatTTGGGAACATATTTTGGAATTTCATGACCTTATTTtaaaatttatgaacttctaaAATAGTTTACAAAGTTTTTAAAAATatcatgaacttttttgaaatttatGAATTTATCTAGActcgtgaacttttttcaaatttgtgaccTTTTTTGTGTCTGCTTTTATTTTAAATTTgtgaattttaaaaaaatcatgagCATATGGAACTCTTTCAGTAGTCGGCAACATATCCTAATCTATGTGATCATACGCTCACCCGCGCCTGCTCACCTGCTTGGCCGCTCAGTGCGAGAGCCGGTTTGCTGGGCTGGCCCCAAAACCTACTGCATGAGCGCCGAATGGCTTACCTGGCGCCACAAGCGCTCATTAGGAGCTCCCGTACATGTGGGGAGTAGGGTCAAATAGACTGCGCCACGCACAGCAGGCCGCCTGACTGGCCCGGCCTATGAAGCTGGCATGGATGACTACCATGGGCATGCCCACCTACTTGAAAAGGTTGTGGTCATTTTAAGAATGTTCAAAACTAGACCATGTTAAATGTAGGGTGTTCAGGTTGTCCAGAAGGCTCCGTCTGAGAGCACGTTGTTTTCCGACTTCCTTCAAATGGCCCCAAATTTTTCCACCAGCTTCTATGACCAATTCAAGGCACCATGACAATGTTGTTTGTGTTTTGGACAATTCTTGCATTTTGGAGTTTTCTAGGTGAAAAT
The Aegilops tauschii subsp. strangulata cultivar AL8/78 chromosome 3, Aet v6.0, whole genome shotgun sequence genome window above contains:
- the LOC109767770 gene encoding probable cinnamyl alcohol dehydrogenase 1 isoform X1, encoding MLFFAVLLPGMAAESESCNCSAWAANDPSGVLSPHSFNRRAVRHDDVSLRITHCGVCYADVQWTRNLHHDSVYPLVPGHEIAGVVTEVGSDVKGFKPGDHVAVGTYINSCRDCDNCNNLLENHCSNFVFTFNGVDTDGTVTKGGYSTHIVVHERYCYKIPDGYPLDKAAPLACAGITVYTPMIRHNMNQPGKSLGVIGLGGLGHMAVKFGKAFGLNVTVLSTSESKRDEAINLLGADNFVVSSDKNQMEFLKNSLDFIVDTASGDHPFDPYLALLKVRGTMALVGFPGEIRVHPATLNLGARTLSGSVVGGTKDTQEMINFCAANRIYPNVEVIKIDYINEALERLVNRDVKYRFVIDIESSFK
- the LOC109767770 gene encoding probable cinnamyl alcohol dehydrogenase 1 isoform X2 — translated: MAAESESCNCSAWAANDPSGVLSPHSFNRRAVRHDDVSLRITHCGVCYADVQWTRNLHHDSVYPLVPGHEIAGVVTEVGSDVKGFKPGDHVAVGTYINSCRDCDNCNNLLENHCSNFVFTFNGVDTDGTVTKGGYSTHIVVHERYCYKIPDGYPLDKAAPLACAGITVYTPMIRHNMNQPGKSLGVIGLGGLGHMAVKFGKAFGLNVTVLSTSESKRDEAINLLGADNFVVSSDKNQMEFLKNSLDFIVDTASGDHPFDPYLALLKVRGTMALVGFPGEIRVHPATLNLGARTLSGSVVGGTKDTQEMINFCAANRIYPNVEVIKIDYINEALERLVNRDVKYRFVIDIESSFK